The Drosophila suzukii chromosome X, CBGP_Dsuzu_IsoJpt1.0, whole genome shotgun sequence DNA window CTCTTGGCGCACCCCCCTCTCCCCTCTGGCGGCCCCATCGATCGGCATTTTCCATTTTGCGGTCGGATCTGCTGGCCATTCATTCAAGTCCGACTTGGGAGAGCACTGAGAAGAGAGAGCGAACAGCTCATCCAGTCCAGTCCGAACAATCGAAATCGAACTGAGATCTCGAAGAGAGCCAGGCCAATACCCTAACCGACGGGTATTACCTGGAACCGATGTTAGTTCAGTGTATCACTGTATCTCATCCAACCAGGACTTTAAACATCACTAAAATTCCAACAGACTTTGAAATAAGTAATCAGTTAGATATAACATGGCATACTTTCTGGGAAATGTTGAGGGACTTGACTTTATTATCATTACGTTAATCAGATATATATGAAAATTGGTATGTGaatgtgaaattaaaaaacaaaggtccttcaaaagaaaaaatatttattttttatgctGCAGCTTGTCCTTGAAATAAGGAATCAGTTCAAAATTGTATTGCATACTTTCTGGCCACCTAGCTTGGGGAATGTTGATCCCATGGATATGAAATTTGGTATGTGAGCTTGAATTTGAGAAAGAATAGTTcctccaaaagaaaaaagaagTGGCTTCAAAAATCTATCAATATTATCAGTAATTTCTATCGAAACTAATAAGTTTTACCATAAAATTACATAAAATACTTGGATAAAAATTATGGACAGACCAAATCCAATTATCAAAGGGTATTCCACATTCGGTGCCCTAGCGAAATTCTGATTCTGGCTGTGCGACAATATTTGGTTCGAGCGACAAGTTGCCTGAAGGTTAGACCCGATCCGAGTGGAATGTTGGCCCGGCTCAAAAGCGTTGGCGGTTAGACAAAGCCAGGTAGAGAGTGGGAGCGAGAGGGGAAGAACCGCACACACCTACTCAGCCAGAGTACGagagtgtgtgtgcgagtgtctCATGACATTTCGCAGAATCGCGGGAATCGAGAAACTCCCCAAAACAGAGATAAACTCTTCCGGCGGGCGGTGGGCGATGGGCCAGGGGGCCGAGGGGGCGGAAAGGGAGGGGGAGCCAAGCGGAACTAGGAAATGCCATTTGTTATTGGCACGCGCTACGTGATCTGGAAAACCAAGTGCTAACAATTGTGCACGGACAAATCCGATGATCGATTGTATACATGTTTTGATAACCGAAAACCTCTGATCCTAAAATGtctaattaaaatatacaatcCTTAGGAATTAAAATGGTCTAacaaaaatgccttctaagcCAGATTGCTTTTAAATTGCATTGGAAAAGATTTCTATATGTACAGTCAAATGAATAGCTTAGTTAGATTTAGAAaagaatattattataaatgaaaatgtttgaaaaTTATCTATAGATATGGGTGTTTCATAACTAACTAATCGATAACTAAGCTTTTCTTATTATGATTTTTCACTTTCTTCAGAATTCTGTGTCTCGAAACATTATCAAATTGAATCTGCAAATCAAACCGATTATACAAATTGTATTTAAGATGACTTACCAAAAAGGTTAATGTGttcaatacattttttaggttttgtagtgttttccaaacTCCCTTCACTGTCCACGATCAAGCTCTAAATGTAGTTTTTTTCAGAATGTGTTTTCTTTTGAAATTGCTCTCGGAatttattcttttttattGCTTTTTTACTCTTCGCCCTCGACTTGTGGTGTGTGTACTGGTTGTGTGAGCTTGAAAAAGATGTTCGAACTGAGGGAGAGAGCAGCAGGCGTGAAGGACATAGCATTATAGCGAATGACAGGACGGGGTTATCCCATGCACTTATCACCGTGCCATTCCAATCCGCTCCGCGTCGAGTGTTTTACAGATACAAGTTCTTAAAACTAAATCTCTACAGAATGTGCAATCGATCTTTTACAGTTTTTCATTAATAATTTTATGTATTTCTGTGATTGTTTGTTGGATGCGTGGTTGATTTCTCTTCGTGTCTTAAATCTAAGCAGGACATTTGAATGTAACGAATCgaaatttattcattttaaaacTAACGggatacaattttaaaaagacaaaaaaataTGCGTAAGTTTAAGATTTTGGGGGTGACATCGATTACGAAGAGTAATACACAAATGTTTTCTGGATTATTTGAATACACGGCGGATTACCCAACACACGAACAGACCCCAAGTGATCGATAATAATGCTCATTAAGGTAAGTTGGTGATGTTTTCGTTTAGAGAGATTTGGGCAGGGTGTtggggtggtggtggtggcatGTATGAGGCGATAATGTTCTcctttttttctttaatctAATTACATAAATTATGCTAGGATAGCTCATGAGCGTTAAGAAAAGAGAACTACATAAATTACTTAGGAGATGGTTGCATTCCCATTTCTCTTGGTTGCTTTTTgttggtttttgtttgtttgtttgtttgtttgttgttgtttctacGTTCTACGCTCGGTCGACAGGTGCTGTCACCAAAAATTGTTGTTTAAATAATCGTATATGGTAACTGGATGCACTTTTCTTTGGAGTGGTTCTTTCTGTCTCTTGTTCTACCGAAATTGTTCAGCTTTAACTTCCGTTTCCGATATTAGCCTTCAAATGATGCGGTTCCGTTTTCGGGTTTCATCGGTGACTCCATATTCTCACTTGCTAATGTTCTTCGTtttcgttttcttttttttttgtatcagATCAGTGTAAAATTTCATAGCGCGCCTGCTCCTTAAAATCCACCATGCTAGCTTCGATCCTGCCGCCATTCATGTGGTTGTGGGGATAACGCTCGCACTCATCCATCGCTTATCATCTATCCGTCTATCCATCCTCTCGTATCCGACGTTTCCTGCTACTGCTACTGCTTACTGCTTACTGCTCATGGTTGATTAGCTAGTCCATGGAACTCCGCCTTATGCCTCTCATAATCTCTTCAGCATGCGCTTCTTCTCCTTGAGCAACTTCTCCTTCTTCTTGTCCTGCAGCTTCTTGTCCAGGCCCGCGTGCTTCTTCGTCGAGGGTCCATCGTCGTCTTTGGCATCGCCAGCAGCGCCTGCACCGCATTTGGCGGGCTAAAATGAAACAGACGAGGGAGTATGTTAGACATTGCACTTTTCAGATTAGTTGCCCTATACATAGCTTTTACTTGAAATTTATTATGGGTTATTTTAACACGGACtctaatatttttatactAACTTTACCATATTCAAAAGCTTTACTTTTAAGGAATCTCTATGAAAACATGATACGTATGCGCTTTATCATGTCAAAAATGTTTGAGATGATTACTCAGTGTGATAAATATTTAGTAAATTAGTGCACTTCGGGGAAAGAGAATTCCAGTAGGCATTTTAAAATGGCATTTATTTCATGCTATCAGGGCGGACAGGGAAGGGAAACAATCCATTTACCTGGGCATGGATCTCAGTCATCATGCGCGCCCGCTGCGAGTAGTCATCGTATCGCTCCAATAGCATCTTGCCGGCCTCCTCGTTCAGCGCTGATTCCGGATTCGGGACGATCAGCAGGCATTTGATGGTGAGCAGAATGTGCTTGATGCCCAGATCCGGCTTCCAGTCCTTCTTCAGTGTATTCACGCAGATCTCCCCGTTGGCGGCCACATTCGGGTGAAAGATCTTGGTGAGGAAGTACGCCTTTGGCGGTGTCTGCGGGAAGTCCTTGTTCAGCGTCAGCTTGACGCGGAAAACGCCAGCGGCGTACGGAGTGCCAGCAGGTCCGTCGATCAGCGCCTGAATGTCCGTCACGTCGCTCTCGTTGATCAGCACCTTGATGCCCTCCGGCGGCGTGGTCTCCATCTCCTGCAGCTCCCGCATCACCTGCCTGATCGTCTGCGGCGACAGGTTCTCCACATTCGAGTATTGCTGCAAAGTGGGGGAAATTCGAAACTTTAGTTGGGATTGCATGGTTTATTGCTTATTGGTTCAGAATCGGAATGGATTCTTATAATCAATGGCTTATGACTAAATAACTCTCGTCATAGAACTGCGTTCTACTGTACTCCTAGTACCCAATGTTTATTTAATGTTCATGATATTTGTATACGATTCTAGAACCATCGATACATTTGTTTATCCCTTCCAAACTCATAATGATTACAAATCGATAAGAATGGTTTATTAAGATCTATGTACCCCTAGAATGGTATCTCGTATATAATTGGATACATTTGTTTATTCCTACCGAACTCATTATGTCTGCACTTCCTGCTAGTTTGCTGATCAGAATTGAGGTATTTATCAGTAAGAATGGCTTCTTAGGATCTCTGCACCCCCAGTATGATACGCTAAGCCGTATATAATCGgataattttgtttttcctaCCAATTGGAGTACTAATCTATAAGAATGGCATCTTAGGATCTATGTTATCTCGTATATTCCCTACAGAACTCATGCAACTGCTAGTTTGTTGATCAGAATCGAGGTACTTATCAGTAGGAATGGCTTCTTATGCTTCTATGCACCCCCTGTGAAAGATGTATAATCGGATAATATTGTTTATCCTACCGAACTCATGATGTATGATGTCTGCACTTCCTTGGCCTGcgcgtgtgtgtgcgtgcgaGCGAGTGGGCCTGCGCTGGTGTGCGTGAGAATACGGTCGGTGTCTCAAGGTTTCCGCTTCGTTTTCAGTTTCGTCAGCTTATTCCTGCAGCTGAGCTCTTTGGGCCGCCGAAAGTCCCAATCTCACCGCCTTTTCCCAGCTGGCTTGGAAAACTGGAGGAAATGTATGTGCCTGGCTTTTCCCGACCCCGCCACTCGTCTCTCCTTATCCGTTGTTTGGGTTTCTGTTTTCACTGTTTTCGCACGCTCTTCGCTTCTCTcctacatatatgtatatgcatatatgtatatttgtgtatatatgtatgtatacaGCACTTTCCGAAATTTCCGATTTACGGATTTCCAAGCGACTCGAAATTTAGTCTCGTAGCTTGCTATTGTTTTGAAATCGATTCGCTCGCCTTGGCAATTGTTGTTGTCAGCCTTTTCTCGTCACATTTAAACAAATTCAGTTGTCTAATTGCACACTTCACGCTCGACAAcaacacaaacacacaaaaacaGTTTCCATTTTACAGTAACCCTCGTCGCAGTCGCTGCGCTACAATTGAGGCGTACGTGGCTTTTGGAGTACTTTCGATTTTTATTAGCAATTTTAACTATGCAAGTGGGCAAGTTGACAATAGCTATACTTTAACTCGGCATTAACAAAAAACGAATGCTTTACTACTGTTTTGTGACGCTAAAACCCGGGTTTAAGTGTAATTTTAAGCCTGTTTGCACTTGTAGCGCATTTAAATGTTTGCCTAGCCGACACAAACAAACTGTCTCTACACTAATGCACCACTCAGGGCTGCTCTGGCGCCATCGATATATCGATAACAATCAAGAAGTcagtttttatttgtattaagTCTAGGAAATGTTTGTTTGATTTCAAATGAAGCACTTAAATAAAGAGAGATCGTAACAAAAATGAGCTGACTTTCGaacaaaatgtaatttttgaCTGGACGAAATAGCTCTGTTATTTGAACACcacagtaaataaataaaactgaTTTCTCTTTCTTAATTGTGGAATAAATGTAAATTATAGTTCTTAAATGTTGATATTTTCAGTTCGTAGGAAGGTTAAATCTTCCAAGAAAGTATCATACTGCATCTCTCTAACTAAATTTGTGACATTTATGACtgaagaaaattatttatattttaaatcatCACAAGCCCGATAATCGATTTCTTTTCGAGGCAGATGACACGACTAAGTTAGCGAGGACACCCTCCAAACATTTTAAGGTGACCAACTAATTGGtagtatatttattatagtatATACTGAAATACACCAATAAAATAGTAAGTACGGCCTCCCCAAAATACTGGGTTGGTGTATCCGCAAAATTAGCCGATACACCCACCCATTTGAGAGAGACCGTATTTTCGGTATATTTGAGTGAGAGAGCCGGTCACACTGTGCAGAAGGTAGTTTCCGCGTTGCGGTCACACCAATTAATACCACACAAAATACCACACCtccatttcttttatttaattagttttaatttaGATTTCTAACTCTAATTTAAACGCCGCTCCCCGTCACTGCACCTTGGTTCGATTTCGGTTCGGTTCGTATCGGGCGATTCGTTTCGATTTCGATCCTGAAGATCAGGTCAGAGTCAGGGAAACTAAACGAACTGCTGTGTTTTGTGTTGTGTGTGAGGAGAAAATTGTGTGCACTTTTGATCGGATCGGATTGGATTGGGATTGGAGAAAATGTCGAAGAACAAAATAAACACAACGTCCGGCGTGGCGGCCAGCGATTCGAACCTGATCGAGGTGAAATCGAAGGTGAGTCCCACATAAAGCATAGCCCCTGGGATCCCCGCCTTTGCCGACATCCACGCCCCTTTCATCGCCGCTGAGCTGCTGATTCATGCGCACAGAATGGGATTTAGTAGTTGGAATTGGAATCAGAGGGCTctgaatattttaaatattattcttTCCACACTATATATTATTCCACAACTGTTGAACTTGATTACCAGTTGGAATTGCCGAGTTCCCCTAGCTTCCCCCAAAAGTATCTGTTGATCTCGAGTGCGCTGTGCTCAAAAACCACCCTGCCATGCTCTCTTTCAATCTTCCACACCTTATAGCAGGTATGCAAAACTTATAGACCCCTCCATAGCTATAATAAACATTCCAAACCCAAGCTGCTTGGAGATAGTGTTGATAAATCACTAGATTACAGAAAGTTTAAGCAGAAAAAGTTAAGGGAATGTTTGGCTTTCGAAGGAATCAACAGGTGTTGTTCCATACAGTCTATAGGGATTATTATTAATGAAAACCAATATTCAAGTTTGATGCGGAGTTCCGGCGCTGGAGCTTCAAGCGGAATGAGACGGAACAGAGCTTCGACAAATTTGCGGCCCTCATCGAGCAGCTGCACAAGCTGACCAACATCCAGTTTCTCATACTCTACATCGATCCGCGGGACAACGATCTGTTGCCGATCAACAACGATGATAACTTTGGCCGGGCACTGAAAACAGCCCGTCCTCTGCTACGGGTCATAGTGCAGCGGAAAGGTGAGAGTACAAGAAACATCTTTTAGTCCCCTCATCGTTTAATCCTATATCCTCCTCCATAGACGATCTAAATGAGTACTCTGGCTTTGGGACGATGAAACCGAGGAATCTGATCGGCAGCATACTGATGGGCCACACGCCCGTGAAGACAAAGGCCCCGTCGATATCCATACCGCACGATTTCCGGCAGGTTTCGGCCATTATAGATGTGGATATAGTGCCGGAGACGCATAGGAGAGTGCGGTTGCTGAAGCACGGCAGCGACAAGCCCCTGGGATTCTACATAAGGGACGGCACCTCGGTGAGGGTGACGGCCAGCGGACTGGAGAAGCAGCCGGGCATCTTTATATCCCGTTTGGTGCCGGGCGGACTGGCCGAAAGCACTGGCTTGCTGGCTGTCAACGACGAGGTGATCGAGGTGAACGGCATCGAGGTGGCTGGCAAGACCCTGGATCAGGTCACCGACATGATGGTGGCCAATAGCTCCAACCTGATAATCACCGTGAAGCCGGCCAATCAGCGCACGCTGACGTCCACACATCGCGGCTCGTTCTCGAGAAACAGCCAGCTGTCCAGTGGGTCACATCACACCAACAATACGAACACCTCCGACGAGATCGAGCACGACGATCAGGACGATATCGTGGACCTGACGGGAGTAACCCTAGACGAGAGTCCCACATCCACGTCCGCCGGCAATCAcaatcatcagcagcagcaggcggCGCCGCCGTTGTCCTCATCACCCTCGTCGCACCATCAGCAGGCAGCCTCCAATGCGTCCACGATAATGGCCAGCGATGTCAAGGATGGAGTGCTGCATTTGTAGGATTGACCAGAAGATACAGCATCCAGAGAACTCAAGCAACGGAAAACGCGAATTCACAGCAGAGAAGCGCAGATGATTTTCAGTTTATCAGACTTAACTTTCCTTAAGATCGAATAAGTTCGTTAAACTCAAGTCAattatttaaagttataccaTTTAGGCCAGCTTATCACATGTATACTGATCGA harbors:
- the LOC108016953 gene encoding ubiquitin-conjugating enzyme E2 S, producing the protein MSSQYSNVENLSPQTIRQVMRELQEMETTPPEGIKVLINESDVTDIQALIDGPAGTPYAAGVFRVKLTLNKDFPQTPPKAYFLTKIFHPNVAANGEICVNTLKKDWKPDLGIKHILLTIKCLLIVPNPESALNEEAGKMLLERYDDYSQRARMMTEIHAQPAKCGAGAAGDAKDDDGPSTKKHAGLDKKLQDKKKEKLLKEKKRMLKRL
- the par-6 gene encoding partitioning defective protein 6, with product MSKNKINTTSGVAASDSNLIEVKSKFDAEFRRWSFKRNETEQSFDKFAALIEQLHKLTNIQFLILYIDPRDNDLLPINNDDNFGRALKTARPLLRVIVQRKDDLNEYSGFGTMKPRNLIGSILMGHTPVKTKAPSISIPHDFRQVSAIIDVDIVPETHRRVRLLKHGSDKPLGFYIRDGTSVRVTASGLEKQPGIFISRLVPGGLAESTGLLAVNDEVIEVNGIEVAGKTLDQVTDMMVANSSNLIITVKPANQRTLTSTHRGSFSRNSQLSSGSHHTNNTNTSDEIEHDDQDDIVDLTGVTLDESPTSTSAGNHNHQQQQAAPPLSSSPSSHHQQAASNASTIMASDVKDGVLHL